In Allorhizobium pseudoryzae, the genomic window CGTCAGCCTGAAGTCGCGGCGAGTGAACATCCGCATCGGCCCCAGTACGGATTACGCGGTCTCCTGGATGTACATGAAGGAAGGCCTCCCCATGGAGATCATCCAGGAATACGAGAACTGGCGGCGTGTGCGCGATGCGGACGGAACCGAAGGCTGGGTCAACCAGGCGCTTCTTTCGGGCGAACGAACCGCCGTTGCCGCCCCGTGGATGAAGGGCAAGGGCAAGGACATCTTCGTCAACCTGCGGCGCGAGGCGCAGAACAGCGCGACCGTGCTGGCCAAACTTGAGCCCGGCGTGATCATGCGCATCAAGGAATGCAATGGCACATGGTGCCGGGCTGAAACCGGCTCCATGGAGGGTTGGGTCAGCCAGGGCGAGATCTGGGGCGCCTATCCGGGCGAGGCCTTCAAATAAGGCCTGCCTCGACGGCGGCATCCTTCAGCGACAGCATCGGCCGCGGCCCGATCTGCTGGATGACGATTCCGGCCGCCAGGCAGCCCAGCTTGCCGCACTCTTCCAGGGACTTGCCCTTGGTGTAGCCGTAAAGGAAACCGGAGGCGAAGAGATCACCCGCACCGGTCGTATCGACGAGACGGTCGATGGCGATGGCATCGACCTTCACCCGTTCGCTGCCGCGCACGATGATGGCACCTTCCTCACTCAGCGTCACCGCGGCAAGCTTGCAGTCGCCGGCGATCTTCTCGATCGCAAGATCGAAGTCTTCCGTTTCGTAGAGCGAGAGTGCTTCCTGCTTGTTGGCGAACACGATGTCCACCGTGCCGGAGCGCATCAGGTCGAGGAATTCGTCGCGATAACGGCCGACGCAGAAGGAGTCCGACAACGTCATCGAGGTTTCGCGCCCGTTTTCATGGGCAATGCGGGCGCATTCGCGGATCGCTTCCTTGGCACGCGGCGGATCCCAGAGATAGCCCTCGAAGTAGGTCACCTTCGAATCGGCCACCACCTGGGGCTCCACATGCTCCGGCCCAAGATCGACGCAGGCACCAAGAAAGGT contains:
- a CDS encoding SH3 domain-containing protein, translating into MGAVTEHAPVHAQGTSKGASGLPLPRFVSLKSRRVNIRIGPSTDYAVSWMYMKEGLPMEIIQEYENWRRVRDADGTEGWVNQALLSGERTAVAAPWMKGKGKDIFVNLRREAQNSATVLAKLEPGVIMRIKECNGTWCRAETGSMEGWVSQGEIWGAYPGEAFK
- a CDS encoding adenosine kinase, which encodes MSKFDVLTIGNAIVDILSRCEDDFLSRNGIIKGAMNLIDAERAELLYSLMGPAHEASGGSAGNTAAGVASFGGRAAYFGKVAQDELGKIFQHDIRAQGVHYETKPDGTFPPTARSMIFITPDGERSMNTFLGACVDLGPEHVEPQVVADSKVTYFEGYLWDPPRAKEAIRECARIAHENGRETSMTLSDSFCVGRYRDEFLDLMRSGTVDIVFANKQEALSLYETEDFDLAIEKIAGDCKLAAVTLSEEGAIIVRGSERVKVDAIAIDRLVDTTGAGDLFASGFLYGYTKGKSLEECGKLGCLAAGIVIQQIGPRPMLSLKDAAVEAGLI